A section of the Halichoerus grypus chromosome 11, mHalGry1.hap1.1, whole genome shotgun sequence genome encodes:
- the AIP gene encoding AH receptor-interacting protein isoform X1: MADIIARLREDGIQKRVIQEGRGELPDFQDGTKATFHYRTLHSNKEGAVLDDSRVRGKPMELIIGKKFKLPVWETIVCTMREGEIAQFCCDVKHVVLYPLVAKSLRNIAAGKDPLEGQRHCCGIAQMHEHSSLGHADLDALQQNPQPLIFDVELLKVEKPGTYQQDPWAMTDEEKAKAVPVIHQEGNKLYREGHVKEAAAKYYDAIACLKNLQMKEQPGSPDWIQLDQQITPLLLNYCQCKLVAQEYYEVLDHCSSILNKYDDNVKAYFKRGKAHAAVWNAQEAQADFAKVLELDPALAPIVSRELRALEARIRQKDEEDKARFRGIFSH, from the exons ATGGCGGATATCATCGCAAGACTCCGGGAGGACGGGATCCAAAAGCGTGTCATACAGGAGGGCCGAGGAGAGCTCCCTGACTTTCAGGATGGAACCAAG GCCACGTTCCACTATCGGACTCTGCACAGCAACAAGGAGGGCGCCGTGCTGGACGACAGCCGGGTGCGTGGCAAGCCCATGGAGCTCATCATTGGCAAGAAGTTCAAGCTGCCTGTGTGGGAGACCATCGTGTGCACCATGCGTGAGGGGGAGATCGCCCAGTTCTGCTGTGACGTCAAG CATGTGGTCCTGTATCCGCTGGTGGCCAAGAGTTTGCGCAACATCGCAGCGGGCAAGGACCCTCTGGAGGGCCAGCGGCACTGCTGTGGGATCGCCCAGATGCACGAGCACAGTTCCCTGGGCCACGCCGACCTGGATGCCCTGCAGCAGAACCCCCAGCCTCTCATCTTCGACGTTGAGTTGCTTAAG GTGGAGAAGCCCGGCACGTACCAGCAGGACCCCTGGGCCATGACGGACGAGGAGAAGGCCAAGGCCGTGCCGGTCATCCACCAGGAGGGCAACAAGCTGTACCGTGAGGGCCACGTGAAGGAGGCGGCCGCCAAGTACTACGATGCCATCGCGTGCCTCAAGAACCTGCAGATGAAG GAGCAGCCTGGGTCCCCTGACTGGATCCAGCTGGATCAGCAGATCACCCCGCTGCTGCTCAATTACTGCCAGTGCAAGCTGGTGGCGCAGGAGTACTACGAGGTGTTGGACCACTGCTCCTCCATCCTCAACAAGTACGACG ACAATGTCAAGGCCTACTTCAAGCGGGGCAAGGCGCACGCGGCCGTGTGGAACGCCCAGGAGGCCCAGGCTGACTTTGCCAAGGTGCTGGAGCTGGACCCCGCCCTGGCGCCCATCGTGAGCCGTGAGCTGCGGGCCCTGGAGGCACGGATCCGGCAGAAGGACGAAGAGGACAAGGCTCGCTTCCGGGGCATCTTCTCCCACTGA
- the AIP gene encoding AH receptor-interacting protein isoform X2, which produces MADIIARLREDGIQKRVIQEGRGELPDFQDGTKATFHYRTLHSNKEGAVLDDSRVRGKPMELIIGKKFKLPVWETIVCTMREGEIAQFCCDVKHVVLYPLVAKSLRNIAAGKDPLEGQRHCCGIAQMHEHSSLGHADLDALQQNPQPLIFDVELLKVEKPGTYQQDPWAMTDEEKAKAVPVIHQEGNKLYREGHVKEAAAKYYDAIACLKNLQMKEQPGSPDWIQLDQQITPLLLNYCQCKLVAQEYYEVLDHCSSILNKQCQGLLQAGQGARGRVERPGGPG; this is translated from the exons ATGGCGGATATCATCGCAAGACTCCGGGAGGACGGGATCCAAAAGCGTGTCATACAGGAGGGCCGAGGAGAGCTCCCTGACTTTCAGGATGGAACCAAG GCCACGTTCCACTATCGGACTCTGCACAGCAACAAGGAGGGCGCCGTGCTGGACGACAGCCGGGTGCGTGGCAAGCCCATGGAGCTCATCATTGGCAAGAAGTTCAAGCTGCCTGTGTGGGAGACCATCGTGTGCACCATGCGTGAGGGGGAGATCGCCCAGTTCTGCTGTGACGTCAAG CATGTGGTCCTGTATCCGCTGGTGGCCAAGAGTTTGCGCAACATCGCAGCGGGCAAGGACCCTCTGGAGGGCCAGCGGCACTGCTGTGGGATCGCCCAGATGCACGAGCACAGTTCCCTGGGCCACGCCGACCTGGATGCCCTGCAGCAGAACCCCCAGCCTCTCATCTTCGACGTTGAGTTGCTTAAG GTGGAGAAGCCCGGCACGTACCAGCAGGACCCCTGGGCCATGACGGACGAGGAGAAGGCCAAGGCCGTGCCGGTCATCCACCAGGAGGGCAACAAGCTGTACCGTGAGGGCCACGTGAAGGAGGCGGCCGCCAAGTACTACGATGCCATCGCGTGCCTCAAGAACCTGCAGATGAAG GAGCAGCCTGGGTCCCCTGACTGGATCCAGCTGGATCAGCAGATCACCCCGCTGCTGCTCAATTACTGCCAGTGCAAGCTGGTGGCGCAGGAGTACTACGAGGTGTTGGACCACTGCTCCTCCATCCTCAACAA ACAATGTCAAGGCCTACTTCAAGCGGGGCAAGGCGCACGCGGCCGTGTGGAACGCCCAGGAGGCCCAGGCTGA